The following are from one region of the Microbacterium paraoxydans genome:
- a CDS encoding isoprenyl transferase, whose product MSRESPGRGPLYRLYTSRLRRHLDPASVPHHVAMMIDGNRRWARQLGFDTPAEGHRAGAAKMQEFLGWCDELGVRVVSLYLLSSDNLRKRDSAELADLIEIIAELAEALSQKGNWRVKHVGRSDILPAELARVLADAEERTKDHTGLHVNLAVGYGGRNEIVDAVRSIITAHEASGGTLEDLAAQLTPEMIGEHLYTGGQPDPDLVIRTSGEQRLSDFLLWQSAHSEFYFVEALGPDLRQVDFLRAIRDYADRDRRFGR is encoded by the coding sequence ATGTCACGCGAGAGCCCGGGGCGGGGACCGCTGTACCGGCTGTACACCAGCCGGCTGCGTCGCCACCTCGATCCGGCCTCCGTTCCGCACCACGTCGCCATGATGATCGACGGCAACCGCCGGTGGGCGCGGCAGCTCGGGTTCGACACCCCGGCCGAAGGGCACCGTGCAGGCGCCGCCAAGATGCAGGAGTTCCTCGGCTGGTGCGACGAACTCGGAGTGCGTGTGGTCTCGCTCTACCTCCTCTCCAGCGACAACCTCCGCAAACGGGACTCGGCGGAGCTCGCCGACCTCATCGAGATCATCGCGGAGCTCGCCGAGGCGCTGTCGCAGAAGGGGAACTGGCGGGTCAAACACGTCGGCCGCTCCGACATCCTCCCGGCGGAGCTGGCGCGTGTGCTCGCCGATGCGGAGGAGCGCACGAAGGACCACACGGGTCTGCACGTGAACCTCGCGGTCGGGTACGGCGGCCGGAACGAGATCGTGGACGCGGTGCGCAGCATCATCACCGCACACGAGGCGTCCGGCGGCACGCTGGAGGACCTCGCGGCGCAGCTCACTCCGGAGATGATCGGGGAGCACCTCTACACGGGCGGCCAGCCGGATCCCGACCTCGTGATCCGCACGAGCGGCGAGCAGCGGCTCAGCGACTTCCTGCTGTGGCAGAGCGCGCACAGCGAGTTCTACTTCGTCGAGGCGCTGGGGCCGGACCTCCGTCAGGTCGACTTCCTCCGTGCGATCCGCGACTACGCCGACCGCGACCGCCGCTTCGGACGCTGA
- a CDS encoding D-arabinono-1,4-lactone oxidase, translating to MTRIGGTWQNWGRSASVRPVRVERPRSPEGVQRAVRAAVRQGLTVKAVGAGHSFTGIAVAPGVLLELDDLQGLVSADAASGRVTLLAGTRLHRIPGLLARYGLAMENLGDIDRQSIAGAISTGTHGTGAGFGGLATQVVGVTLITADGEFLRIDEAHSPELLPAVAVGLGALGIIVEVTLQCVPTFVMHAIDEPVPMEEVLSTIDERVAAADHFEFYWFPHTDVALTKRQTRLPESTRRRPLSPVGRWVDETLLANGVYRVVCAAGRAVPAITPPFNRLAVRLTGDREYTDLSNRVLTQSRTVRFREMEYALPAADVVPAFRALQDLIDQRGWRIEFPVEVRFAAADDRWLSTAYGRETAYIAVHRYWRADPTAYFGAVEEIMSAHGGRPHWGKLHTLTHETLRERYPRFEDFVALRDRLDPDRRFSNRHLERVLGR from the coding sequence GTGACGAGAATCGGCGGCACCTGGCAGAACTGGGGCCGGTCGGCGTCGGTGCGCCCGGTCCGAGTCGAGCGGCCGCGCAGTCCTGAGGGCGTGCAACGTGCCGTGCGGGCAGCGGTGCGACAGGGACTCACGGTCAAAGCGGTCGGCGCCGGTCACAGCTTCACAGGGATCGCCGTCGCTCCCGGTGTCCTCCTGGAGCTCGACGACCTGCAGGGACTCGTATCCGCGGACGCAGCGAGCGGGCGTGTCACGCTCCTCGCCGGCACCCGGCTGCACCGTATCCCCGGGCTGCTGGCGCGCTATGGACTCGCGATGGAGAACCTCGGCGACATCGACCGGCAGTCCATCGCCGGGGCGATCTCCACAGGCACCCATGGGACCGGCGCGGGCTTCGGCGGGCTCGCCACGCAGGTGGTCGGGGTGACTCTGATCACCGCGGACGGCGAGTTCCTCCGCATCGACGAAGCCCACAGCCCCGAGCTGCTGCCCGCGGTCGCCGTGGGGCTGGGAGCGCTCGGCATCATCGTCGAGGTGACGTTGCAGTGCGTGCCGACGTTCGTGATGCATGCGATCGACGAACCCGTGCCGATGGAGGAGGTCCTCTCCACGATCGATGAGCGCGTCGCCGCGGCCGATCACTTCGAGTTCTACTGGTTCCCGCACACCGACGTCGCGCTGACCAAGCGCCAAACGCGTCTGCCGGAGTCGACGCGACGCCGGCCCCTTTCTCCCGTGGGCCGATGGGTGGACGAGACGCTGCTCGCGAACGGCGTGTATCGCGTCGTCTGTGCGGCGGGACGGGCTGTTCCGGCGATCACGCCTCCGTTCAACCGGCTCGCGGTACGACTCACCGGGGACCGCGAGTACACCGACCTGTCGAACCGCGTGCTCACCCAGAGCAGGACGGTGCGATTCCGTGAGATGGAGTACGCGCTCCCGGCGGCGGACGTCGTGCCCGCGTTCCGCGCTCTCCAGGACCTCATCGACCAGCGCGGCTGGCGGATCGAGTTCCCGGTGGAGGTGCGGTTCGCGGCGGCCGACGACCGCTGGCTCTCGACCGCGTACGGTCGCGAGACCGCCTACATCGCGGTCCACCGGTACTGGCGGGCGGACCCGACCGCCTACTTCGGGGCGGTGGAGGAGATCATGAGCGCGCACGGCGGTCGCCCGCATTGGGGGAAGCTGCACACGCTCACGCACGAGACGCTGCGGGAGCGGTATCCGCGCTTCGAGGACTTCGTGGCGCTGCGCGACCGCCTCGATCCGGACCGCCGATTCTCGAACCGTCACCTGGAACGCGTGCTCGGGCGCTGA
- the greA gene encoding transcription elongation factor GreA, producing MSTDAQVPFLTQEAYDRLVAELEHLSTVGRDEIAKRIEAAREEGDLKENGGYHAAKDEQGKQEARIRTLEALLKTAKVGEAPASRGIVEPGTVVTAIVAGGEEVFLLGSREIAAAGSDLDVYSEASPLGQAILGLKVGESSSYEAPNGRSISVEIVKVETYTG from the coding sequence ATGTCCACCGATGCTCAGGTCCCCTTCCTCACGCAGGAAGCCTACGACCGGCTCGTCGCCGAGCTGGAACACCTCTCCACCGTCGGTCGCGACGAGATCGCCAAGCGCATCGAGGCGGCCCGCGAGGAGGGCGACCTCAAGGAGAACGGCGGCTACCACGCGGCGAAGGACGAGCAGGGGAAGCAGGAGGCGCGCATCCGCACCCTGGAGGCGCTGCTGAAGACCGCCAAGGTCGGCGAGGCCCCTGCCAGCCGGGGCATCGTCGAGCCGGGCACCGTCGTGACCGCGATCGTCGCGGGCGGCGAGGAGGTCTTCCTCCTCGGCAGCCGTGAGATCGCCGCCGCCGGCAGCGACCTCGACGTCTACAGCGAGGCCAGCCCGCTGGGCCAGGCGATCCTGGGCCTCAAGGTCGGCGAGTCCTCGTCGTACGAGGCACCCAACGGCCGCTCGATCAGCGTCGAGATCGTGAAGGTGGAGACCTACACGGGCTGA
- a CDS encoding PhoH family protein produces MTTRTAQQSTSTAQQSTRQTPSQAAAAEPDQDLRTYVLDTSVLLSDPQALFRFAEHSVVLPVVVITELEGKRHDPEIGYFARQALRHLDDLRVEHGRLDFPVEVGEGGTLRVELGNADLSVLPAGIRLSDNDSRILSVAMHLAQDGQAVTIVSKDLPMRVKAASLGLRAEEYLAEQAVDSGWTGIATVDLSGDDISDLYESEVGLSEDVHGLPVNTGLIIHSERGSALGRVTGDGEFRLVRGDRDIFGMHGRSAEQRIAIDLLLDPEVGIVSLGGRAGTGKSALALCAGLEAVLERQQQKKIIVFRPLFAVGGQELGYLPGDQGEKMNPWGQAVYDTLGSVVSGNVIDEVVERGLLEVMPLTHIRGRSLHDAFVIVDEAQSLERNVLLTVLSRMGQNSRVILTHDVGQRDNLRVGRHDGIASVIETLKGHGLFGHVTLTRSERSAIAALVTDLLEGGELS; encoded by the coding sequence GTGACCACACGTACAGCGCAGCAGTCCACCAGCACCGCGCAGCAGTCCACCCGTCAGACGCCGAGTCAGGCCGCGGCCGCAGAACCGGATCAGGATCTGCGCACCTACGTCCTCGACACCTCGGTCCTGCTGAGCGATCCGCAGGCGCTCTTCCGGTTCGCGGAGCATTCCGTGGTGCTCCCGGTCGTCGTCATCACCGAACTCGAGGGCAAGCGGCACGACCCGGAGATCGGCTACTTCGCCCGCCAGGCGCTGCGTCACCTCGACGACCTCCGCGTCGAGCACGGCCGCCTCGACTTCCCGGTGGAGGTCGGCGAGGGGGGCACTCTCCGCGTCGAGCTCGGCAACGCCGACCTCTCGGTGCTCCCGGCCGGTATCCGCCTCAGCGACAACGACAGCCGCATCCTCTCCGTCGCGATGCACCTCGCGCAAGACGGCCAGGCCGTGACCATCGTGTCGAAGGACCTGCCGATGCGGGTGAAGGCCGCGTCCCTCGGGCTGCGTGCCGAGGAGTACCTCGCGGAGCAGGCCGTGGACTCGGGCTGGACCGGCATCGCCACTGTCGATCTCTCCGGTGACGACATCAGCGACCTCTACGAGAGCGAGGTCGGGCTCAGCGAGGATGTGCACGGGCTTCCCGTCAACACCGGCCTGATCATCCACTCCGAGCGCGGGTCCGCACTGGGTCGGGTCACCGGTGACGGCGAGTTCCGGCTCGTCCGCGGTGACCGGGACATCTTCGGCATGCACGGGCGTTCCGCCGAGCAGCGTATCGCGATCGACCTGCTCCTCGACCCGGAGGTGGGCATCGTGTCCCTGGGCGGGCGTGCGGGTACCGGCAAGTCGGCGCTCGCGCTGTGCGCGGGGCTGGAGGCCGTGCTGGAGCGCCAGCAGCAGAAGAAGATCATCGTCTTCCGTCCGCTGTTCGCCGTGGGTGGCCAGGAGCTCGGCTACCTCCCGGGCGACCAGGGCGAGAAGATGAACCCCTGGGGTCAGGCGGTGTACGACACGCTCGGCTCCGTGGTCTCGGGGAATGTCATCGACGAGGTGGTCGAGCGCGGGCTCCTGGAGGTGATGCCCCTCACCCACATCCGCGGACGGTCCCTGCACGACGCCTTCGTGATCGTGGACGAGGCGCAGTCCCTGGAGCGGAACGTGCTGCTCACGGTGCTCAGCCGGATGGGCCAGAACTCCCGCGTGATCCTCACCCACGACGTCGGGCAGCGCGACAACCTCCGCGTCGGCAGGCACGACGGCATCGCGAGCGTCATCGAGACCCTCAAGGGACACGGCCTCTTCGGTCACGTCACCCTGACCCGCTCGGAGCGCTCCGCCATCGCCGCCCTCGTCACCGACCTCCTGGAGGGTGGCGAACTCAGCTGA
- a CDS encoding AI-2E family transporter: MSEDQRPRLRDLFRPRPVVTDRTVTTEADEAVPLPLRITASYAWRLLLIAAAAGVFIWLVMLLKLLVIPLMVGILITALLWPAFSWMLRHGFPRWLAIAVSLIGTIAIVTGLMWLVVWQVRAQLPDVQQRTTEAFDQFQVWLHDGPLNLSDTQIANYLQQGLDFISEQAQVLWTGALAIGTTVGHVATGALLSLFILICLLADGAGIWRWTLRIFPRKARPAVDGAARNGWTTIVNYARTQLFVATIDAIGIGLGAFLLQVPLALPVAVLVFLGSFIPIVGAVVTGAVAVFLALVYNGPWIALWMLVVVLAVQQIEGHILQPIMMGSAVKVHPLAVVLVVAGGAMIAGIPGALFAVPLAAFVNVAAVTISSGSWRTGVGPSGDLIWSTVPRERRRRNR, encoded by the coding sequence ATGAGCGAGGACCAGCGACCCCGGCTGCGCGATCTGTTCCGTCCGCGCCCCGTGGTGACCGATCGGACCGTGACCACCGAAGCCGACGAGGCGGTGCCGCTGCCCCTGCGCATCACGGCCAGCTACGCCTGGCGCCTGCTGCTCATCGCCGCGGCGGCCGGCGTCTTCATCTGGCTGGTGATGCTGCTCAAGCTCCTCGTCATCCCGCTGATGGTGGGCATCCTCATCACCGCCCTGCTGTGGCCGGCGTTCTCCTGGATGCTGCGTCACGGATTCCCGCGCTGGCTCGCGATCGCTGTCTCCCTCATCGGCACGATCGCCATCGTCACGGGGCTGATGTGGCTCGTGGTCTGGCAGGTGCGCGCCCAGCTCCCGGACGTGCAGCAGCGCACGACCGAGGCCTTCGACCAGTTCCAGGTGTGGCTGCACGACGGTCCGCTGAACCTGTCGGACACGCAGATCGCGAACTACCTACAGCAGGGCCTCGACTTCATCAGCGAGCAGGCGCAGGTCCTCTGGACGGGGGCCCTCGCGATCGGGACGACCGTCGGGCACGTCGCCACCGGCGCGCTGCTGTCGCTGTTCATCCTCATCTGCCTCCTCGCCGACGGCGCCGGCATCTGGCGCTGGACGCTGCGGATCTTCCCCCGGAAGGCCCGTCCCGCCGTCGACGGCGCCGCGCGCAACGGCTGGACGACGATCGTCAACTACGCCAGGACGCAGCTGTTCGTGGCGACGATCGACGCGATCGGCATCGGCCTCGGCGCGTTCCTGCTCCAGGTGCCGCTCGCGCTGCCCGTCGCGGTCCTCGTGTTCCTCGGCTCGTTCATCCCCATCGTCGGTGCGGTCGTGACCGGTGCCGTGGCCGTCTTCCTCGCACTCGTCTACAACGGGCCGTGGATCGCCCTCTGGATGCTCGTCGTCGTCCTCGCCGTCCAGCAGATCGAGGGCCACATCCTGCAGCCGATCATGATGGGCTCCGCCGTCAAGGTGCACCCCCTCGCCGTCGTCCTCGTGGTCGCGGGCGGCGCGATGATCGCGGGCATCCCGGGTGCCCTGTTCGCCGTCCCGCTGGCCGCGTTCGTGAACGTGGCGGCGGTGACCATCAGCTCGGGATCCTGGCGCACCGGCGTCGGGCCGAGCGGAGACCTGATCTGGAGCACAGTTCCGCGCGAGCGGAGACGGAGGAATCGATGA
- a CDS encoding aminotransferase class V-fold PLP-dependent enzyme, with protein sequence MSTFDDYLGTFDAEPGYLNWAAFGPVSPSVRAEVFADADLLGNGRPSSLALVGERIGQAQEVVAELLGADAADVTLQPSSTHGLMQALYGATGTVVASTAEFPSVSLTLERAAAASQHAVTPRWITPDDGRVTPDAVAAVLDDDVVALAVSHVDFRTGYRADLAALRDVLGPDRLLIVDAVQSVGVVDADYSVADVVVGHGYKWLRAGRGTGFAWFSPYARERIAPVLSGITGTAASGLVVDELPAPAPDARAYTISMPDTLAAGRLAIGARDVRDAGVAAIEERVAAHVDAVIATADHHGIAVVSPRERTERAGIVALAPEEPARLAAALANAGLVVTARGGSIRIAPHAGTDAETLGLLDEALGAFGRESFIVP encoded by the coding sequence GTGAGCACTTTCGACGACTACCTCGGCACCTTCGACGCGGAGCCAGGCTATCTGAACTGGGCGGCTTTCGGTCCCGTGTCGCCCTCCGTCCGGGCCGAGGTCTTCGCGGACGCGGACCTCCTCGGGAACGGCCGGCCGTCGTCGCTGGCGCTCGTGGGGGAGCGGATCGGGCAGGCGCAGGAGGTCGTCGCCGAGCTCCTCGGAGCCGATGCCGCGGACGTCACGTTGCAACCGTCGTCGACCCACGGCCTCATGCAGGCGCTCTACGGGGCCACCGGCACGGTCGTCGCGAGCACGGCGGAGTTCCCGAGCGTGAGCCTCACCCTGGAGCGCGCCGCGGCCGCGTCACAGCACGCGGTCACGCCTCGCTGGATCACCCCCGACGACGGACGGGTCACCCCCGACGCCGTCGCTGCCGTCCTCGACGACGATGTCGTGGCGCTCGCCGTCAGCCACGTCGACTTCCGCACCGGCTATCGGGCCGACCTCGCCGCGCTGCGGGACGTCCTCGGCCCCGACCGCCTCCTCATCGTCGATGCCGTGCAGTCCGTCGGCGTGGTCGACGCGGACTACAGCGTCGCCGACGTCGTCGTCGGACATGGCTACAAATGGCTGCGCGCGGGCCGGGGCACCGGGTTCGCCTGGTTCTCGCCGTACGCACGGGAGCGCATCGCGCCGGTGCTCTCCGGCATCACCGGGACGGCGGCGAGCGGGCTGGTCGTCGACGAGCTGCCCGCCCCGGCACCGGACGCGAGGGCCTACACGATCAGCATGCCGGACACGCTCGCCGCCGGCCGGCTCGCGATCGGCGCTCGGGACGTCAGGGACGCCGGGGTCGCGGCGATCGAGGAGCGGGTGGCCGCGCATGTGGACGCGGTCATCGCCACGGCCGACCACCACGGGATCGCCGTCGTCTCCCCACGCGAGCGCACCGAACGCGCCGGGATCGTCGCACTCGCACCGGAGGAACCGGCGCGGCTCGCTGCGGCTCTCGCCAACGCCGGACTCGTCGTCACCGCTCGGGGCGGATCCATCCGCATCGCGCCGCACGCCGGAACCGACGCCGAGACCCTCGGCCTGCTCGACGAGGCGCTCGGGGCGTTCGGCAGGGAATCGTTCATCGTCCCGTAA
- a CDS encoding winged helix-turn-helix domain-containing protein, translated as MTDTLSPAQARRIALAAQGFTRARPTTVSGRHLHRVMDRLGVLQIDSVNVFARSHYVPLFSRLGAYDPALLDRLFLSRTTHYVEYLAHEATFIPVEDWPLWRFRMDDFRRRWSAEDSWLRTNARTVQWVQDELRARGPLRPVDLRADAPRERGTWWDWDEVKLALEHLWRTGDVAVSGRRGFERTYALAEQVIPERIRSRQIPREDAVRELVRRAARSSGVGTAADLADYYRLRDRAAVTGAIAELVDAGEVQPVTVRGWERGGRPLPAWRHRDAVLPRRVETAALLTPFDPVVWFRERALRAFELDYRIEIYVPAAKRRYGYYSLPVLVGDRIVARVDLKADRGTSTLQVQSAWWEPQARPGDAEAIAAELLRAAQWQGLEQVSVSGWGDATAAVHTALASTAPDTVRRHVHVREGVA; from the coding sequence GTGACCGACACCCTCAGTCCCGCCCAGGCACGACGGATCGCCCTCGCCGCGCAGGGCTTCACCCGCGCGCGCCCGACCACCGTCTCCGGTCGCCATCTGCACCGGGTGATGGACCGGCTCGGCGTGCTGCAGATCGACTCGGTCAACGTGTTCGCCCGGTCGCACTACGTCCCGCTGTTCTCCCGGCTCGGCGCCTACGATCCCGCACTCCTCGACCGCCTCTTCCTGTCGCGCACGACCCACTATGTGGAGTACCTCGCTCACGAGGCGACCTTCATCCCCGTCGAGGACTGGCCCCTGTGGCGGTTCCGCATGGACGACTTCCGGCGGCGCTGGTCCGCGGAGGACTCCTGGCTCCGCACGAATGCCCGGACGGTGCAGTGGGTGCAGGACGAGCTCCGTGCGCGGGGACCGCTCCGTCCGGTCGATCTCCGTGCCGACGCCCCGCGCGAGCGCGGCACCTGGTGGGACTGGGACGAGGTCAAGCTCGCCCTCGAGCACCTGTGGCGCACGGGCGACGTCGCTGTGAGCGGACGCCGGGGGTTCGAGCGCACCTACGCCCTCGCCGAGCAGGTCATCCCCGAGCGCATCCGGTCCCGCCAGATCCCGCGCGAGGACGCCGTCCGCGAGCTCGTCCGACGCGCCGCGCGGTCCAGCGGCGTCGGGACGGCGGCCGACCTGGCCGACTATTACCGCCTCCGCGACCGTGCCGCGGTGACCGGGGCGATCGCCGAGCTCGTCGACGCCGGCGAAGTGCAACCCGTGACCGTCCGCGGCTGGGAACGCGGCGGCCGGCCCCTGCCCGCCTGGCGGCATCGCGACGCGGTTCTTCCGCGCCGGGTCGAGACCGCCGCCCTGTTGACCCCGTTCGATCCCGTGGTGTGGTTCCGGGAACGTGCGCTGCGGGCGTTCGAGCTCGATTACCGTATCGAGATCTACGTGCCGGCGGCGAAGCGCCGGTACGGCTACTACTCGCTGCCCGTCCTCGTCGGCGACCGGATCGTGGCACGGGTCGACCTCAAGGCCGACCGCGGCACGTCCACGCTGCAGGTGCAGTCGGCATGGTGGGAGCCGCAGGCGCGTCCCGGTGACGCCGAGGCTATCGCGGCGGAGCTCCTGCGCGCCGCGCAGTGGCAGGGTCTCGAACAGGTGTCGGTCTCCGGATGGGGCGATGCGACCGCGGCCGTCCACACCGCACTCGCCTCCACCGCCCCGGACACGGTGCGTCGTCATGTCCACGTCCGGGAGGGCGTCGCGTGA
- the trhA gene encoding PAQR family membrane homeostasis protein TrhA, which produces MSTSDQTGADLPKLPLLEAAAVDAAAEIKPTWRGWIHAGTFPLAIAAGIVLIAVSQGAAAKWAAAVFMATSLLLFGNSAVYHRFNWRPRVKGILKRIDHANILLLIAGTYTPLATLALPPEKGVLLLTLVWSGALVGILFRVFWIHAPRWLYVALYLLLGWAAVMYIVDLLNANVAMMVLVIVGGLLYTGGAIVYALKKPNPWPGHFGFHEIFHVCTVLAFLCHWTACLLIALHPLSPSLGAP; this is translated from the coding sequence GTGAGCACTTCCGACCAGACCGGCGCCGACCTCCCGAAGCTGCCGCTGCTCGAAGCGGCGGCCGTCGACGCGGCGGCCGAGATCAAACCGACCTGGCGCGGGTGGATCCACGCCGGCACGTTCCCCCTCGCGATCGCCGCGGGCATCGTCCTCATCGCCGTGTCCCAGGGGGCGGCGGCGAAGTGGGCGGCGGCGGTCTTCATGGCCACCTCGCTGCTGCTGTTCGGCAACTCCGCCGTATACCACCGCTTCAACTGGCGGCCCCGGGTGAAGGGCATCCTCAAGCGGATCGACCACGCCAACATCCTGCTGCTCATCGCCGGCACGTACACCCCGCTCGCGACCCTGGCGCTGCCGCCGGAGAAGGGCGTGCTGTTGCTGACCCTGGTCTGGAGCGGTGCCCTGGTCGGCATCCTCTTCCGGGTGTTCTGGATCCACGCGCCGCGCTGGCTCTACGTCGCGCTGTATCTGCTGCTCGGCTGGGCCGCGGTGATGTACATCGTCGACCTGCTCAACGCCAACGTCGCCATGATGGTGCTCGTGATCGTCGGCGGTCTGCTCTACACGGGCGGCGCCATCGTCTACGCGCTGAAGAAGCCGAACCCCTGGCCGGGCCACTTCGGCTTCCACGAGATCTTCCACGTGTGCACGGTCCTCGCCTTCCTGTGCCACTGGACCGCGTGCCTGCTGATCGCCCTGCACCCGCTGTCGCCGTCGCTCGGCGCGCCCTGA
- the ilvA gene encoding threonine ammonia-lyase, which produces MSAVPSLTEFQDAARSLAEVISHTPTLPSRALSDALGAPVLLKMENLQRTGSFKIRGAAYRLSRLSAEERSRGVVAASAGNHAQGVALAAQALGIPATIFMPLGVPVPKLLATRGYGAEVVLEGETVATSLRLAAEFAERTGAVLIHPFDHRDIVIGQGTLGLELLEDAPEIDTVVLGIGGGGLIAGVAAAVKAKAAELGRTIRVIGVQAENAAAVPPSLAAGEPVDIVTRPTIADGILVARPGAVPFEIIKDLVDEVVTVSDDDLARAMLVLLEQAKVVVEPAGAAGVAAILSGRVSATGTTMAVLSGGNIDPLLLQRVVSHGLAASGRYLTIRIPLPDRPGQLARVSELIAEAGANVIEAMHTRHGHGLQISEVILELSVETRGADHSAHTLDTLRRAGFAPIVVQD; this is translated from the coding sequence ATGAGCGCAGTCCCCAGCCTGACCGAGTTCCAGGACGCGGCTCGAAGTCTGGCTGAGGTGATCTCGCACACCCCGACGCTGCCCTCCCGGGCGCTGTCCGACGCGCTCGGTGCCCCGGTGCTGCTGAAGATGGAGAACCTGCAGCGCACGGGCTCCTTCAAGATCCGCGGCGCGGCGTACCGGCTCTCCCGGCTCAGCGCGGAGGAGCGCTCCCGTGGCGTCGTGGCGGCCTCGGCCGGGAACCACGCGCAGGGCGTCGCGCTGGCCGCCCAGGCGCTCGGCATCCCCGCGACGATCTTCATGCCGCTCGGGGTCCCCGTGCCGAAGCTCCTCGCCACCCGCGGCTACGGGGCCGAGGTGGTGCTCGAGGGGGAGACGGTCGCCACGTCGCTGCGCCTGGCCGCCGAGTTCGCGGAGCGCACCGGCGCCGTGCTCATCCACCCGTTCGACCACCGCGACATCGTGATCGGGCAGGGCACCCTCGGTCTGGAGCTGCTGGAGGATGCGCCCGAGATCGACACCGTCGTCCTCGGCATCGGCGGCGGAGGACTGATCGCCGGGGTCGCCGCCGCGGTCAAGGCCAAGGCCGCCGAGCTCGGACGGACGATCCGCGTGATCGGCGTCCAGGCGGAGAACGCGGCCGCGGTGCCGCCGTCGCTCGCGGCCGGGGAGCCGGTCGACATCGTCACGCGCCCCACCATCGCCGACGGCATCCTCGTCGCGCGCCCGGGAGCTGTGCCGTTCGAGATCATCAAGGACCTCGTCGATGAGGTGGTGACCGTCTCGGACGACGACCTCGCGCGCGCCATGCTCGTCCTCCTGGAGCAGGCCAAAGTCGTCGTGGAGCCCGCCGGTGCGGCGGGCGTCGCCGCGATCCTCTCCGGACGTGTGTCGGCGACCGGCACGACGATGGCCGTGCTGTCCGGCGGCAACATCGACCCTCTCCTGCTGCAGCGCGTGGTGTCGCACGGCCTCGCCGCCTCCGGCCGGTACCTCACGATCCGCATCCCGCTGCCCGACCGTCCCGGCCAGCTCGCCCGCGTGTCCGAGCTCATCGCGGAGGCGGGAGCGAACGTCATCGAGGCGATGCACACGCGTCACGGCCACGGACTGCAGATCAGCGAGGTCATCCTCGAGCTCAGCGTCGAGACCCGCGGCGCGGACCACTCGGCCCACACGCTCGACACTCTCCGTCGCGCCGGCTTCGCACCCATCGTCGTCCAGGACTGA
- a CDS encoding LemA family protein → MEWLVPVLIVVGVILLVGVYLWATYNSLVQLNVRVDEAWSGITVQLKRRADLIPNLIETVKGYASHEKAVFENVTRARAETLSAGSPGEAGIAEGHLQQALRSLFAVAEAYPQLQASQNFLQLQQAVVDTEDKIQAARRFYNGGVRELNTKIKVFPNNLFAKGLGFTEREFFEVADSGAISEPPRVQF, encoded by the coding sequence ATGGAATGGCTCGTGCCGGTACTGATCGTCGTCGGGGTGATCCTGCTCGTCGGCGTGTATCTCTGGGCGACGTACAACTCGCTGGTGCAGCTGAACGTCCGTGTGGACGAAGCCTGGAGCGGCATCACCGTCCAGCTCAAGCGCCGGGCCGACCTCATCCCGAATCTCATCGAGACGGTCAAGGGCTACGCCTCGCACGAGAAGGCGGTGTTCGAGAACGTCACCCGCGCCCGCGCCGAGACCCTCTCCGCCGGCAGTCCCGGCGAGGCGGGGATCGCCGAGGGGCACCTGCAGCAGGCCCTGCGCAGCCTCTTCGCGGTGGCCGAGGCCTACCCGCAGCTGCAGGCCAGCCAGAACTTCCTCCAGCTTCAGCAGGCCGTCGTCGACACCGAGGACAAGATCCAGGCCGCGCGGCGCTTCTACAACGGCGGCGTCCGCGAGCTCAACACCAAGATCAAGGTGTTCCCCAACAACCTCTTCGCCAAGGGGCTCGGCTTCACCGAGCGCGAGTTCTTCGAGGTCGCCGACAGCGGCGCCATCTCCGAGCCTCCGCGCGTGCAGTTCTGA
- a CDS encoding DUF4307 domain-containing protein: protein MTTALQLDERYGRTRRRRWPWFLAGAVALLLLAALAWSIVGQSLSAVDADDLGFELVDEHAVDVRFQVTGVQGKDVVCVLEALDEEFGVVGWKIVEIPAGDAHALTRAERIPTVAEATTGLVNTCWVA, encoded by the coding sequence GTGACGACCGCCCTCCAGCTCGACGAACGCTATGGCCGCACCCGCCGCCGTCGGTGGCCATGGTTCCTCGCCGGGGCCGTCGCGCTCCTCCTCCTCGCCGCCCTCGCGTGGTCCATCGTGGGCCAGTCGCTGAGCGCGGTCGACGCCGATGATCTGGGCTTCGAGCTCGTGGACGAGCACGCCGTCGACGTGCGCTTCCAGGTGACCGGCGTCCAGGGCAAGGACGTCGTGTGCGTGCTCGAGGCCCTCGACGAGGAGTTCGGCGTCGTGGGCTGGAAGATCGTGGAGATCCCGGCGGGAGATGCCCATGCGCTCACCCGTGCGGAGCGCATCCCGACCGTCGCGGAGGCCACGACAGGTTTGGTGAACACCTGCTGGGTCGCCTAG